The Perca flavescens isolate YP-PL-M2 chromosome 8, PFLA_1.0, whole genome shotgun sequence DNA window ataatttaaatataatatactgtGCACATATACTAGTCAATTCCTAGTCTTAAACTTAATAAATTATCAAATCAAAAATATTCCACATTGTACAGTTAAGTGCATAATCCTTTGAATTGAAATCCGTGTATCTGAACCATGATTATCAGGACCGTCAAAggcttaataaataaataattcattcaaCTGATGGGTGCACCTCACATAATAAATTAATCCAGTTATACAGTCATTTGCTAACCTCATATTACCCAGTGTAACCTTTTGCCAGGACTGTGATATCTGTGCAATTTTACAAAATGtgatttgacatttgatgaAAAAAGTCTGTCCAACTTCATAACATCAGttcacattatttttcaaagaCTCCGTCCTCCTGAGCACGTGCGCCCCTGAGTCAGGTTATCCCAGTTTTTCCACAGACACTAATCCACGTAGTGCACCTCCGCCTGGAGCTCCTTGGAAATATACCCGAGAAGGGCGGCTGTAAGTTGCTGCTTCAAGGTGGCGTTGCCCATCACCAGAGCAGTTAGCTGAGCCAAATCTGTCCACTGAACGTCTCCCAGGACGACCATAAGATCATCGTAaagcttctgctgctgctgaggacTGAGCTCCATGATGATCTGAGGCAGCGGTTTGAATTGTCCACTGGTCAGCCAGCAGCCCAGCAGGCCTCCAACAGCACCGCCTACAGGGGAAGAGGGTTTAGAATTTGTGAAAGattccatggcatgaaaatttcactttatgaggttttttaacattaatatgtgttcccccagcctgcctatggtcccccagtggctagaaatggcgataggtgtaaaccgagccctgggtatcctgctctgcctttgagaaaatgaaagctcagatgggccgatctggaatcttgctccttatgaggtcataaggagcaaggttacctcccctttctctgctttgcccgcccagagaatttggcccacccatgagagagagacatcatggccacacccccactctcaacctgctgtaattctgcaccaaggctgaatttcgggaaagagacttcagatacagtattaggggaccactaaggtctatataaaagagacttcagatacagtattaggggaccactaaggtctatataaaagagacttcagatacagtattaggggaccactaaggtctatataaaagagacttcagatacagtattaggggaccactaaggtctatataaaagagacttcagatacagtattaggggaccactaaggtctatataaaagagacttcagatacagtattaggggaccactaaggcctatataaaagagacttcagatacagtattaggggaccactaaggtctatataaaagagacttcagatacagtattaggggaccactaaggtctatataaaagacacttcagatacagtattaggggaccactaaggtctatataaaagagacttcagatacaatattaggggaccactaaggtctatataaaagagacttcagatacagtattaggggaccactaaggtctatataaaagagacttcagatacagtattaggggaccactaaggtctatataaaagagacttcagatacagtattaggggaccactaaggtctatataaaagagacttcagatgcagtattaggggaccactaaggtctatataaaagcatccaaagagcaccatgtcatgggaacTTTAAATTACGATTGTACATAACATACAcattttgtatatttctgtgAGTTAGATCCCACTTACCCACTGCAATACCAAGAGGGCCCCCAACTAACCCTCCAGCGAAGGCCAGTCCACCAGCAGCTGCTGCTCCCTTCCCTGAGCCTTTCACCGTGGTCTGGATTTGCTGATTGGCAGATAACTCTGAACACAGCTTCATGACATCATCAATTCGATGACTCATACTGTGGATCAGAGTTATATACTTTTAGGAGAAATTACAGAAAGTATAAATGTAAGACACTTAAAAATCTAATAATAAGCATAGAATAAGAAATCGTGAAAATACTGCCAAGTTAGAATAGTTTAGAATAGTTATAATACAAGTATTTGTTGTTGGCTATTCACAAATCAACAATTTCGAAAATCCCATCAGACACTGACATACACTAAATAATTTAGAAGACTATAGAATAACATAGAAGACTAAACATGTTCCTGCATGTATTGAATATTGTGGCACATAGAAACGTTCTAAAGAAATCATTGACAGCTACCAATATAGTAGTGTGATAGCTCTGATTGCATCAGAAATCTTCATAAAAGGCAAAGGTTAACGTTTCATTGTAGCATCCACAGCCCATTTCAACAAAACATTAGCCATTCGGCCAAGCCTGCTGTAATAATCACAGTAAACATTATAGGCTTACCTTGCTGTGTTGTGAAATCCTCATCAATATCTGTAAGGCTGTTGTTATAATGTTATTATGATGTATCAACTATTTTTCTGATTAGCCGGTTACTCTTTAATTTCTGAGCTGACTATGGCCGCAATgcctgatgggaacaacaaaaATGCTGCGTTCAGGAACATTCGGCCAATCCCCATATAGAATTCCCTGCATTTTGGCAGGAAAACAACCAGTCTATGAAAAACAACCAAATATACAAGTTTTAGGTTAGTTAGGTCAGTAAGTCACTGAAAATGCTCATCACataattacagaaaaaaaagattgagacAAAGTAGAGAATAAtgatattattgtattattctaCCGTAATAGTATAACACAGcaaatttaattatttcaattattaataatagCTTGAACTGATAATTCAGGATACATTTGTTAATTAAAAGCTTTGTGAATAAAGGGggttattaggagttaaattgATAAATAGAAATGTACTTGTCAAATATCTAAGATTAATGTGTGATTTGTGGGGAAAGTCGCTTATCCCTTATAACTTCTTCTTAATTTGATGAGTAAAGGCTTTTCAAGTGGTATGACTTTTCAAATTAATGGACAAATTAAGGGACATCTCGTTCCTATACAAAACATAAGAAGTGAAATATGGATTATGTTTTTAAGGGGTTCTTGAGTCACAAGTGCAtcatttgtttttgctattatgACCGGTACATGATATTTCCGACAGCAaataaaggcaacaaaaacagcCAATGAGCGTCTAACAACAAGGGGGCTGGAACCATGggtgatagagaaagacattTGCCTATTTATTTTCTGAACCTAACTTGTTTATCACAACTGACCTGTCTGAGCTAACTAAGGCTATATCTACTAATAACTATGTGGGCTATTATGCGAATaagtgtgtgtataaatattATATCTGTGTCTGCAGGTAGCCTATACAGTCGATCAAACAGCTCCTTTTCTTATAGATACATCTCTGACAGTGGTTGTGCTCTTCACTATTTTACTGTGTGTCGGTCAGTGCTGCAAGATTTTTTACTTGCTCGGCATATATGTCGACTGTTTACATTTGTGGAAACATCCTTCATTTACCCAGAGTACACTGGGAGACACAGAGGAACAGCTGCGACTTCATATGGCTAAAAAACggaaaatgcaatgttttgtcttcaaaataaaagtatgaaaCGGGACTAAAAAGAAAGATGTTTAGAGATGCTTGTTTTTTACGTGAATGTATCCATCTTATGCTACATTATCCTTCTAGCCATATTCATCCGTTCAACGGAGCACATGTAATcaaaaaatatgcaataatgaTTGGAAATAGCAACATAGGAGCTGTTAACACCAAGACCTTTAGAAAAGACGAGGTCAAGTGTGTGACCCTTTGTATGCATGACATCTTGTTAAAAATCAAAAGATTCCAGTAAacttataaaacatttttttgtatctgATTCTGAGTTGTTGCTGTCATCTATACATAACTATTGAAATCACAGGAAATTAGTATGCTGTCAAAATCAATAGTGATTttagctttcttttttttttttttaaaggatataCTCTAGTTTGTGATGACCAGTAATTATGTCATTAACATTGAAAGTATTTTTGGCTAGATATCTAACATTAAGCAGTGCAAGTTTCAGAGTGCAAGGAGAATTAGCAGGGACAGACATAGAAGGCATAATTCATTTTCATAAACAATGATGACAAAGGATGAAATGCATCAATACAATGTACCACGCAATACAATGAAAACACAACAATGAAGCAATAATTTAACACTATAATTCCTTATGATGAgtatttttgtgacattttgctGACAATATTTGCATACTTTTACGCTAGTCTTGATTGTCAACTGCCCTCAGACCccaaaaaattaattaatttaccaATTCAATTACAGGTTTACCTCTGTTCattcatttgtgttttgttcatTCTATGTTGGTATTTTAATATAGCCTACTTAAAAGCGACATACCAAtgccatgttttattttgaatattttgacCGGAAGTTCCggtgttattttgtcttctTGACATTGGACCCATGCGATGAACCGAGGTGCATGTCGCAGCGCGAGTGACGAGGAATATTTGCTAATCTTTGGATCTTAAAACCGTGGATATTTTTGGAAAAGCATGCAGAAATCTTGAAATGAGAGTGTGAAATGGTAGCACTTCCGAAAGTGAGGATTATTACCGCTGCCTCATTGATGAATACAAGCAGAACGGGTCTCAGGAATAGCTGCTGCTGCATTTATAAACACTTCTTTAGGACTCACAACAACCCCTGAGCTTTGTTTTTGGGGTCACAAAACACCACATATTCCTGTTGTGCACGTGGGTTGACAATGGCTGAAAAAGGTAAAATGAATATAGGGCATCTCGGCGGAGTTGCCAGGCTCCGAGAGGAAAACGAGAAGGTAAGGTGACCAGTTGACGCGAAAACAAATGTagctggctaacgttaacgtgaACTAACGTCTGAAACGTTAGCCAAACCACGCGTTGCACCAGCAGCAAGGGTCTTCAAACCACAAGTGGATCTAACGTTACTAAAGTGCTCTTTACATGAAATATAGACGTTTGTCCACTAATTGCACTAAGAAATATGTCACATTAGCAAGTTGTGAGGTTATTGCTTTGACTGTCCGTGTTCGAGAAGCTTCCCCTTGCAGCCACTCACATGTTCAAGTTCTTGTTACGCAAAATGTTGGCTGCAGGGAGGTGTGTGTTTTAGTTTCTGTTCTCAGCTGCTAGTTTTACTTGAGGCTTGACGGATTTGTTGGCCCCTAGACTTTGGGAAACTGACTTTGAACGTTTTTATTAACTGTCGACCAGCTTACTGTTTTAACACGTAACAGTTATTCCACAGATAGTCAATACAGGAAGTCCCAGACTTGCAACAATACGATCTGAGAAGTTTCACTTTTTGATTAGGAATCTGTATAAACACTGAGAAAGTTTAGCAAGCAACAAACGTTGGAacattttggtttacatgtacatGATATATCACCCTATCTCACAGTGAAAGGGTGTTGTGCAGATGTCCTGACCATTtggatgtaacgttagcctagttTTGACAGCTGTGTTTGCCTTCCTCTCCTGCTTCCTTTATGTGGTTggctgtttttgtctgtgtgtgtgtgtgagtgaatgtgagTGTGATTATTGTTTTCTTTAATAAGTTGTGTATTAGCATTGTAGTATTTGCATCACCAgtgaaaccaaaaacaaaatgttttgcaATTTGGAAAAATCAGCTTGTGGCAATAATCACTGTTGTCATTTTACCATTTACTCCTTTAGGCTAGTAGAGCCTAAACACGATACTGTGTGTACGTTTAAGAGATTTTCCACATGATTTGAATTGAAATTATCTGTCCTAAAAACAGGTGGTGAAAGACTGTGAAAGTCGGATTCAACACTGGTAAGCATTAAGAGATCCCATGTTCTATTTCAACAGTTGCATAGTGATAGcattctttagtttttttttgcttgcttTTGTGTGGAGACCAGGGATGGTAGTAGGTAACACCTTTTTGTTTTGAGCATCAGTAACTCAGTGGTTGTTTGTGTTAGATCTCTCAATCTTTCATACACGGTTCCTAGTGCTTGGCGGTATACTGGTTTTTAATTTCCTGTACGGTATGAATTTTCACATTCCGCCACCGCTGCAAACTGCTCTACTGGCAGGCTAAGCTGTGAGTGTTTTGAGAGGAGACTCATATTAAGTGTGTACCCTTTTCATTCATGAGTAGGCCATACCTTTATTACTCAACAATTAGTTTTGCATTGCCaggcctatctccacagcaccgtggagaaaggtctggctacaccacacatagaTTCTGGGATAGGTGGAAAAAAAACGGTCTGCGTTGTTTGcagttctttaaaccaatcacaatcgtcttgacgcgacggtggctctgcaaaatggtctcgggaaggaacttgttttggtggaacatttgcacccaaCAAAAAAAAGGCTACGCACAATATTAAACCAAggtaactgttcacacaatacagtaatgtgagctatttaaattagctggatatatggttaaacataattagcgtttaccagtgtatcgccgtgtggaTTTTGTCCagcaatcggtcccaaaatgtcccagttagagagtaaatacCGCAttcattccccaaaagaatCGAGCAGACCTGCCgtattgcacaatccaaatgttctttaaaacttgccattttcagcgtgagGCTtgcttgaagtttgttgttgtttcccgaaacgGATCGAGTTTGATAACGGCACCACGCCGAGAGTGGACGGTCGGGAACATCGGTCAGGCAATTATCTTAGAAAGGTACTCCGTTGACCCAGACTACACACAATCACAGACTACTGACAACAATTAATAAGCAGCAACTAACTCTTTAACAGGGTAAAACACCATGGCACAGAACAATTTGTGACACATAAACAATTTGTAAGACTAATAATTGTAAATTTACACCCCcgaacggcatgctgggtaacgttacaacagctagccaggtagcatagTTTGTTATGAGCTGGGAGATGCTCCTTGACTAgtgcacattcaagaacagaAAAGAGAAATGAATGATGAAGATAGAGGGACCGGAGATGCACCAGAAGAACGTGTGCCCACGTGAAGAGCTGTCGGGAAGTTTTTTGGTGTTAAAAACCAAACGCAACTTAACTTACTCGTTACTGTCGCCTCCGAAAAGCAAGCAGTGTAGCGACGGTACGAACGCAAGAAAAATCCACCAGACAAGGACATGGTACATGCTAGAGACAGTCGAGAAAGACTGGTTCAGAACAATGATTGAAATACTGGATTTGACATATGTCCTGCTGGGGGCGAAAATCCTAGCCAAACTGCTATCCCAATTATAACGCCGAAGAAAGCTGGAGCTACTTACCGTCGGCCACAAGAGCAGACCTGTGGTCAGTTTATAGGTTTTATACCACTATCTTgaactattttattttgtaaagtaaacaatgttaaagttgttgaCATATCTATTAATTTGTAAGTTATTTGTTTTACTACGACACAATTTCCACAATAAAAATTTTTTATTCTGCAACTGTTTCATTCATTCTGATTCCTTCACATATTGAATAAGTTTGTGGTGCAAAGCAAACCTAACTATAAACTATAGTAATCAGTTATTTCAGTacatgatgacattaaaatgtttgttataTTCAATGTACTCTGgtcagtggaaaaaaacaactataaaTCTATATAAAGGTCCAGTCAGGCAAAAGAATAATGTAGTGAAACAGCCAGAATCTTTAATAATACCGTGGTACAAATTTTTGGTCATACCGCCAAGCACTAACGGTACCCATATTTATCTTCTACGAATAAAATTTGCTTGgataaggctcagtccttactgcagcggcccaggtttgattccgacccgtggcccttttgctgcatgtcatcccctctttctctcccccctttcctgtcttcagctgtcctatcgaataaaggccaaaaaagcccccaaaaaaccACTCACTTGGATTTGTACTTTCCAATCACAGATTATGTGAGTTATTGTCAAATACAAAGAGTTCTGTTACAAACTACCCCACTACTGGGGGGGAGTTGTAACACTAGCTGGAGATAAATGTAACAATGAGAGGTCATTTGTTGAAATAACATCCATACTATCCAATTTATGTAAGAACAAATTTGACCaatttaaagtgacaaaaaaaaacacaatttcttcTAAAACTTCAAATTTAGCAAAAAACAATTGCTGTGAGTGTTCACTGTATTCCTGAATGTGCATGTGTCAAATATGGGTTCAGTCACTGTCACAGTTTTGGCAAATGTAGATGGATGCCCCTGGGGGGCAGGCTTTGTTGACACAGAACTGACAGGTGTACGTGTACGTGCATGTGGGCTTGATGTTAGCATGAAATGCAAAGCATCAAATTAAATGAGGGCAACTTTAGGTATTGTAAGTCGAGCCATAGCATCTACAATACAACGCTAggcaaaaaataatcttaaattgTAAAATCCACAACATTGCTCACAGGGATATTCCACTTCTCCTGTGAGTTCAAAAGGAAATGGGAGTGTATGATCGTTTTAAGATTAACAatctttcattttttaaatttaaatctaCATCTCACAAAATGAACACATCCGCCCGCCCACTCGTCATCGGCACTTGTTTAGACAAAAATTAAGACTAACCATAGTATTCAAGACAATACAATATAATGGGAGTTTACGATATTGATTACATCGCCACAGATCTTTTCTGATTGATCACACTAACCCGGTGTTGCAACACTCCCCGGTCACCCCtgcactatttaaaaaaaaaataaaaaatagaaatgtcGCCACAAGGCAAATAAAATAAGCTATTCAATTAATGCTGGTTCTAATATGATAGCTCTTCCCTTGgagataaaaacagacaaactgaaAACTAATtctaattaataataattaaagctcAGTAGTAGTATTCTTAGAATTTACTTAGTAAATGTTAAAGGAatgtttttgggcatttttaggcttttatttgacaggacagatgaagacatgaggggggggggtggtgacatgcaacaaagggccgcaggtcggaatcaaacCCGGACCCGCTGCTTCGCCGCGCCTGCTGcttcgaggagtaaacctctataaatgggtgcccgctctaccaactgagctatctgggcgcccaccTGCACAACTCTTGATACATTATACGAAAACAAATGGTCAGCCGAGATTTGTAGGGCTCTGCACTTGCTTGTCCCTGACTGATCAATTTTTTATGAATACAAccaatttgaaaatgaaattaaatggaTAATTCAACCAGAAATGAAGCTTTTGTCATTATCCACTAATTTCCTTCAGTGAAGTTTGTGTTTAGTCGAGACACAGTTGGTATAGCTCCACGCTATTACTGAATAATTTATTGTCTAATAATAGCAATGAGTTTGGCTTCCTCAATTAATCAAGCATGATTGTGTGCAATATTGATGCTTTGCGTTTGGAGTGCTTGCTCTGATAAAAATCCACAAATTAGACACTCCCTGTCCCAGACCAATCGGAGGCATTTGTTTCAAGTATGCTTGACATGATGAAAATTAGCCAGTTTATTTCTGATTCCTAAACACAGTTGCAGTAGCAAGAAGGAGCATTTTCAGTTCACAACCATGTCACAACCATAAAGGttccatattatgctcattttcaggtttaaacttgtattttgggtttctagcACATTCtagcatgtttacatgcttaaaTGTTCAAAACACAGTATTGTtctcatactgtatgtctgaataTACCTCTGAAACGCTCCACTTTAGCCTCTCCAAAAATCCcaatctgctctgattggtcagcatttccaGGTCTCTCACATCAgcgctctctctgtctgcaacgCCATTGCAGCCGGGCAATGACTGCAACAGCACTGTAGCTGCACTTTCTACACACTTTCAtttaatatattcagactttcattcaatatattcaaactatatatatatatatatatataattatagttgtgacatcacaacagacctttttcacagcagacatgttgacctgtcatagtaggaaaagcagaggtgtattcaaaaccattaatgatgactgcattccacttaaggcgctgacacactaacctGATAATcgtccgtcggacagtctggcgaggtcggtgactcgagtctgttcggtgtgttccgtgccgtcgtcagtctgaagggctgtcggccttcattttggcagacctgactagggttgggcgatgtcccctaaattggcagttgacgatgtttacagtaaaacatcgtgatggacgatgatatcgtcGTTGGGgccgggggggtgggggggggtagCTTTACATAAATGGTGAATggtgccctgctggtaggttttacaacttgacctactttcacttaagtacggtgcagcaaaatcaatcagatgtccgtgatctgcgtaacgacagtacgtgggacgtttgccttcaacagagcgacagtaataacctaacataccatcattactgagtttaaactacattctcggttatgtttgcactgaataacgcattcaataaacagaaacataactcttgcggcgcacatgaacagatgcgcaatattagctcacacataaaatagcaccctcgtgaattagcctgttgctaacgtacatacataaatcctgcataacatcgtccCGTACCTACAAGACCTCAGGcttacttattgatgcacgcacagagtagtgtccacaaacttagtccaatgaggggagaaaggaaagtgtgatagcgttcCA harbors:
- the zgc:112052 gene encoding protein C19orf12 homolog isoform X1; this translates as MRISQHSKYITLIHSMSHRIDDVMKLCSELSANQQIQTTVKGSGKGAAAAGGLAFAGGLVGGPLGIAVGGAVGGLLGCWLTSGQFKPLPQIIMELSPQQQQKLYDDLMVVLGDVQWTDLAQLTALVMGNATLKQQLTAALLGYISKELQAEVHYVD
- the zgc:112052 gene encoding protein C19orf12 homolog isoform X2, giving the protein MSHRIDDVMKLCSELSANQQIQTTVKGSGKGAAAAGGLAFAGGLVGGPLGIAVGGAVGGLLGCWLTSGQFKPLPQIIMELSPQQQQKLYDDLMVVLGDVQWTDLAQLTALVMGNATLKQQLTAALLGYISKELQAEVHYVD